A single window of Nicotiana sylvestris chromosome 5, ASM39365v2, whole genome shotgun sequence DNA harbors:
- the LOC138869081 gene encoding uncharacterized protein — MRILESHGVDFTTFQLEGRALRWWQSYLLGRPVGSPPMTWGQFTQLFLDRYIPPSKREELWYKFEQLDQGQISVTDYEARFSELFRHALLILPTDAERVQRFVAGLHSGIRADMAREVEMGTSYQLVVEIARRIEGYRQRGREQMQQDKRTRFSREFKGDPARGRGSTYSYVSSLFAHFLDIPHESLGTPVYVSTFVRDSVVVDRIYRSYEVIFCGYKTRADLLLLDMTDFEVILGMNWLSTYHAILDCHAKTVTLAMPELPRLEWKCSSVSTASRVISFLKARHMVEKGCLAYLSYVRGTTVESPTIDSMLVVREFADVFPSDLPDMPPDRGIDFCIYLAPGTRPIFIPP; from the exons atgaggatattggagtctcatggggtggacttcactactttccagttggagggcagggcccttagatggtggcagtcttatcttCTTGGTAGACCAGTgggttctcctcccatgacttggggCCAGTTCACACAACTTTttttggataggtatattccaccctccaAGAGGGAAGAGTTGTGGTATAAATTTGAGCAGCTTGATCAGGGTCAGATATcggtgaccgattatgaggcgaggttttctgagttgtttCGCCATGCACTTttgatacttcctactgacgcAGAGAGAGTGCAGAGGTTTGTTGCGGGGTTGCACTCCGGTATTAGGGCCGATATGGCccgagaggttgagatggggacttcttatcagttggtagtggagattgctcggaggattgagggctaccgtcAGAGAGGAAGAGAGCAGATGCAGCAGGACAAGAGGACCCGTTTCTCTAGAGAGTTTAAAGGTGACCCAgctaggggcagag gatctacctattcatatgtatcatctttgtttgctcatttcctggatattcctcatgagtccttgggtactcctgtttatgtgtccactTTTGTGCGTGATTCTGTGGTTGTAGATCGGATTTATCGATCCTATGAGGTCATATTCTGTGGTTACAAGACTAGAGCAGACCTTCTGTTacttgatatgaccgactttgaggtcatcctgggcatgaaCTGGTTATCCACATATCACGCCATCCtcgattgccatgccaagactgttactttagcgatgccagAGTTGCCGAGATTGGAGTGGAAATGTTCCTCCGTTAGTACAGcgagtcgggttatctcttttctgaaggctcgacatatggtcgagaagggttgtttggcttatctatcCTATGTTCGGGGTACCACTGtagagtctccgacgattgattcaATGCTAGTAGTTCGGGAATTTGCCGATGTGTTCCCTTCTGACCTTCCAGACATGCCACCGGATCGTGGTATTGATTTCTGTATttatttggctccaggtacccggCCTATATTTATTCCACCATAG